The nucleotide sequence GTGTACGGGTCGAGGTGCCAGCCCGCGCCGTCGCGGACGGCGAGCACCGGCAGCGCGTTGCCGATCATGTTGAACGCGCCGTCGTGGCCGAACCGGTCGGCACCGCTGGGCACGACGATCTTCAGGTCGAACCCGATGGTCGCGGACTGGCCCTGGGCCAGGGGCGCGGGCAGCGTGATCTTCATGGCCGTGCAGTTGACACTCAGCGCGGACGGCGTGCCGCCGGTGACGTTCGTGACGGTGATCGGCGTGCTCGGGCAGCTGCCGTGGTAGTTGTCCCAGAGCCGCAGGTACACCTCGGGCAGCGCGGTGGCCGAGCCGTTGGTGAAGCTGACGCTCTGGTGCCCGGTCCAGGTGTCGCCCGCGGTGTTCGACGTCAGGTTCACCGTGTAGGCCGGGTTGATCGGCGTGCGCGTCGAGTCGGCGGGGGCGGCCGAGATCGTCCACGTGAACGTGGCGCTGCCGCTGTTGCCGGCCGGGTCCTTCGCCGTCACGGTCACCGACGAAGTGCCGGCGGTCGTCGGCGTGCCGGTGATCTTGCCCGTGCTCGCGCCGATCGTGAGGCCCGCGGGCAGGCCGGTGGCGCTGTAGGTGAGCGCGTCGCCCTGCGGGTCGCTCGCCTGGATCTGCAGCGACGCGGCCTGGCCGACGGCGCCGGTCTGGGCGCCCGGCGAGGTGACGACCGGCGACTGCGGGTTGCTCGTCCCGGTCGTGGTCAGGGAGAAGTCGTCGAGGACGAAGTCGGTGGCCAGGCTGGAATCCTCGGTGCCGGTGAGCTTCAGCGTCACGGTCTGGCCGAGGTAGCGGGAAACGTCCACGGTGCGCTGGACGTATCCGGTGTTCTTGTCGAGGTTCGAGTAGCTCGCCAGGGTGTCGGTGCCCGCCTGGACCACCAGCTTGTCGTACTTCGTGCTGGTCGTCGTCTCCTGGGTGTCGATGTGCGAGAACCACGAGAGGGTCGCCGACGCGCAGCCGGCGGGGAGCGTCAGCGATTGGGACAGGGTGTCGGTGTGCGTGCTGCCGGTGCCGTCCAGCCAGGCGATCATCGTCCCGCCGTGCGCGGGTTCCGCCGTGGTGGCGGCGGAGATGACCCCGCTGGTCTGGGTCCACGGCGTGGTGCCGCTTTCGAACCCGCCGTTGCCGACGATCTGGTCACCGCAGACCGCGGCGGCCTCGGCCGGCGCGGCGACGGCGACTGTGCCCAGCAGGCCGATGGCCACGCCGAGCGCAGCAGAAAGCACCCTCGATCTCATGGAGGTCGTCCTTTCCCGGCTCCGCCCGTGGGAGCCAGGAGAAGCGTCCTCTGCGGCCCGGATGCGCGGAACCCGCCATGAGTCGGGTTCCGTGAGCTGGAGGCCGAGCTCGCCGGGTGCGCGCCCCATCCTCCAGCGCGCGGTAGTCACCGAACGTGACCGCCGCCGTGCTCCGGTGGCGGCCCGACCCGGCGCCACGCAGAATGCGCGCATGCAGCCGACGGTCGTCCGGGTGGCGCGCCTGTCCGACCCGGCCGGGCCCGCCGACGGCGTCCGCGTGCTCGTCGAACGGCTCTGGCCGCGCGGCACCGCCCGGACGGCGGTGGTCCTCGACGGCTGGTACCGCGGCTTGGCCCCGTCCGACGACCTGCGCACCTGGTACGGCCACGATCCCGAGCGGTTCGCGGAGTTCGCCGAGCGTTATCGAGCGGAGCTGCGCGAGCCGGATCGTGCGGCGGCGCTGGCCCGGCTGCGCGAGCTGGCCGGAGACGGCCCGGTGACCCTGCTGACGGCGAGCGGATCTCCTGCGATCAGCCAGGCGGCCGTGCTGGCGGCGGTGCTCACGGGGGAGTGAGGCCGCCGCTCAGGAGCGAGGCGCGTTCGCCGTCACCCGGACCGAGGCCGTGGCCGAGCCGAGCGTCGGGTGCCGGGCCGTCAGCGTGAGGGTCGACGGCGACCCCGCGAACGGCCGCAGCCACACCCCGGCCGCGCCACCGGTCGCCCCGAAGTCCAGTGCCGGATCCCCGATCAGCTCGCCCGGTCCGGTCAGCGTCAGCCGCACCTCGCCTGCCGTCCCCGCGCGGAGCGTCCCGAAGCGGTCCACCGCCGCCACCACCACCCGGGTTGCGTCGCTGCCGTCCGCGCGCAGTTCCGGGTCGTCGGGCACGCAGCTGAGCACGTCGAAAGCCCGGTCGCCGCTGAAGCGACGGCTGACGACCAGCCGCTCGCCCACGTAACCGTCGATGCGCAGCTCCGGCCGCCGCCCCTTCGGCACGACCAGGTCCGCCGCGAACGGCGGGTACCGCAGGTGCGGGAAGTCCGCGCGCCGGCTGCGGGCCTCCCCCGCCGGCCGGTCGTCGAGGAACAGCAGCAGGCGGTCGCAGTTGGACCAGATCGTCGCCCCCGGTCCGGGCCCGGCCGGCTGGGCGGTGAAATCCCAGGCGAAGCCGGGCTCGACGACCGCCCGCGCCCGCGGGTCGGCCTGCGAGGCGTAGAAGGCCGCGGCGGGCTTGGGGATCCGGAAGATGTCCGACACCCCGGCGTACTTGGACCCGCCGACCGCCCGCTGCCAGCCGGACGGGTAGTCGAACGCGCACCAGGCGAGCAGCCCGCAGTAGCGGTCGTCGGCGGCGGCCAGGTCGTGGGCCTTGGCGTGCAGTTCCGCCTGTTGTTGCCGGACGCCGGGGGTGTCGGTCCGGCGGTAAGCGCGGGCCCCGGCGAGCGTGCCGATCGTCTCGGTCACCAGGTACGGCACCCCCGGCCGCGGCGGGCGCAGCCGGAAGGGCACCCCGCGCCGGGCGGTGTAGTCGTTGTAGGCCAG is from Amycolatopsis mediterranei and encodes:
- a CDS encoding DUF488 domain-containing protein, with the protein product MQPTVVRVARLSDPAGPADGVRVLVERLWPRGTARTAVVLDGWYRGLAPSDDLRTWYGHDPERFAEFAERYRAELREPDRAAALARLRELAGDGPVTLLTASGSPAISQAAVLAAVLTGE
- a CDS encoding putative Ig domain-containing protein gives rise to the protein MLSAALGVAIGLLGTVAVAAPAEAAAVCGDQIVGNGGFESGTTPWTQTSGVISAATTAEPAHGGTMIAWLDGTGSTHTDTLSQSLTLPAGCASATLSWFSHIDTQETTTSTKYDKLVVQAGTDTLASYSNLDKNTGYVQRTVDVSRYLGQTVTLKLTGTEDSSLATDFVLDDFSLTTTGTSNPQSPVVTSPGAQTGAVGQAASLQIQASDPQGDALTYSATGLPAGLTIGASTGKITGTPTTAGTSSVTVTAKDPAGNSGSATFTWTISAAPADSTRTPINPAYTVNLTSNTAGDTWTGHQSVSFTNGSATALPEVYLRLWDNYHGSCPSTPITVTNVTGGTPSALSVNCTAMKITLPAPLAQGQSATIGFDLKIVVPSGADRFGHDGAFNMIGNALPVLAVRDGAGWHLDPYTNNGESFYTVISDFDVTLVHPASLLTPATGTSTETTSGSTTTTHAVAPKVRDFAWGAGPFAKISTTSGKGVRVNVYSVSGISTSSANQMLTLAADAIDVHSGRFGDYPYGEVDVVLDNNFWFGGMEYPGFVMDLVSTTALPHELAHQWFYGIVGDDEYNSPWLDESFTDYATDLYRGITGSGCGITWQSSAEKLTNSMAYWDAHSSRYSTVVYNYGKCTLHDLRRLIGDTAMANLLKSYAQSHWYGVSTTAEFKAAAQAAAGSTDLTSFWASHRVEG